In Microplitis mediator isolate UGA2020A chromosome 9, iyMicMedi2.1, whole genome shotgun sequence, the DNA window aaattattagacgtcggctaacttcactattatattttttgtaactgAGTTGCTCTtaacaaaaattcgaaaattgttaattgtcgactaacttcaaaatcacatatttgatctaaaaatataatcataaaattaataaaacaattcaaataaacgaggcagaaaaaaaagtaaaaccaattaaaagtaaaaaattaataatttattacgacATACATATTTTACAATCAATTATCTTGTTAGAACTTGCGCAGAAAATGtcttaaatcattattatctAAACATTCAAATACATTATCGACAGCATAAGACAACAATTTCGACGCAACGGGAAAAAGATCATGAAAAACTTGAGTACTTTTTTCCAGTAAATTTTTCCTTGCTAATCCTTTCGAAAAGCGAAGTTTTATCCCCGATCCATAAATCGGAAATCGATCTGTAATATCACTAGAAAGTATGAACGtctcatgatttttattttttgcatacACAGCTAAAACATTACTATTCTTGCTCAAAATATTATGGAGCGAAATCCCCGAGTTTGGTATTTTTTCCGTGATAATTTTCGACATTTCTAGCTCACACTTGTTTTTATAATCATCCATCGGTTTTTCTTCAAGAAGGGAAGACAAGAGCATGTTAATGTTATCAGATAGAGGTGCATTTCGACTtcttaattttacaatatgtttaataatgctttttttgtgtttcaaAGTAATGTTTTCAACAATACCATTACGATCAACACGAGGAATAGGTGGGAGATATTTATGGATCTCAAGACCATTTATGTCTGCATCATTGTTTAGAAGAATATCCAATGTACTTTGACGCTCTGGATCGCTAAGCATAGATACTCTATAAATATCAGATCTTACAAAATAACCGTTATCTAATTGCTTTAGAACCAAATAAACTGGAGTCTctccatatttatttttagcatTAATGTCTGCTCCATAATCTATCAATAATTGCAAAATATCATCGTTGTCGACCATTAATGCGTGATGAATTGGAGCTGATCTGTTCTTATCATATTCATTAACATCCGCAccaatttctaataataatgaaaccATTTCCAAGTTGTCTTTCTTAACAGCCATACGCAGTAACGACTGATCAcattttattccaaaatttttgtgCTTAACAATAACTCTTGCGATCTCAATATTGTTGTGCTCAACTGCTAGCTTAATTGGTGActtattcttataaatattgttatcaCTTACTTTAGCGCCGCATTCCATAagcattttgaaaattgtcgTGTTGTTGTTCATGGCGGCAATCTGAAGAGGTGACAAGACTTGATGGTCGCTGTGAACTTTTGCATTTTTCCGCAATAAATATGCCACCATTTCtacttgatttttttcaacggcAGCAGTAAGTAGTGGATACCCTCGATCTAACATTGGACAGAATAATAAACCAAATTTCTCTATTATATTTGTTACTGTCTGCGtatttccattttttattgaatttatcatgTCGAAATATTTTTGCATGTCCtccatgattaatttatttatattaaactttccggcacttaattattttttattttttattattgaaaactgTGTGTAACTTGCGAACGCAACTATTGTCAACTAACCTACAAGTACTTGTTATTTTAACCAACGTGGCTTGTAATAATATGGAGTGTGAAGGCAGTGTATTTAACCCTTCGTAGGTAGCGTGTCTTTTCCGAACTAAGTCGGTCGCAATGTGAGCGTTAGGCTGCCGTGTTAAAACGTATGCGCTGTTGCCAAATGTAAACTAATAGTATTTTCTTGTGAGAcaaaaatagtttttcaatgttttattattagatataattttattttaatattttatcatacctacatttaattgaataataaaattttttttctgtttttttttatttttatcactcgtgacattattaaatttaacatctaggaccaaattataaaattataattaaattcaatcttGAATTAAGATTTATCacatgtaataattaattcttattaattaaaatttttatataaataaaatttaatacgagtagaattattacattattttaagcaaatcacataaattataatttaaagagTAAAAACTAACCTCAAccattactttatttttgtacCTCACATGCGGTAAAACAGACTGAAAAAGTGGCGGTAACGACTTTTGGCAACAGCGAGGTTTGAAAATCTCTCGGAggctaaattattttgtatatatttttatgcttattAATAACGTCACAATTTTCAGAAACCCAagcggcacaaaaaaaaattgttgagtttttgttgaatttaagTTGACAATTGGTTAACTTAAATTCATCATAACAAATTgtcgttttaaatttaacatacagtcaacaattttttttgtgccgcTTGGGAAGGTTAAAAGAATGcacctaatttttttcaaaattatcaatgaactcaatttcgagaaaaaaaaaagtgcaaaAAAGGCGGCGCCCCGCACATTATGCGACCTAGGAAGGGTTAAGcctaattttcataattttttatgagtgaGTATAGCGGATGTGGACAATatgtgatttttaaataaatgaatttaataattgaaataatgaaatttaaaaaaacgcggatgctgatttttaaattatctgatgcgcgtttttgaattttgttctaCTGAcgttttatttgtttatttaaaaattggaaagtGACAATCGTCAGCTGaattcacactcattatgTTTTTGgtcccataaaaaaaaaagttacgttCGGATAATGTCGGGTTTCCTTGGTGGCGCGTACGCACTTTctgactgtaaaaaaaattttgaaacttttgaaaatgtaagaaaaatacgatcctgaagttggcaGACAGTTGgcagtaattttcggatttttctcacaacaatttaatttaaaaataagaaaaaactaaaaatatgctgaagtaaaaaattaaaaaaattataggtgcaatttttgaaatattttttttataatttattgtttaaaaaaaagaaaaaattattggatgtCGGCAAACTTTagtatcgttttttttttaaactgatttGTTCTCAACAACAATTCGGTAGTTGTTAATTGTTCACTCACTTCAAAATCACATATTtgatctaaaaatataattataaaattaataaaacaatttgagTAAACGAGGcagaataaaaagtaaaacccacaaaaagtaaataattaataatttattacgacATACATATTTTGCAATCAATTATCTTGTTAGAACTTGCGCAGAAAATGtcttaaatcattattatctAAACATTCAAATACATTATCGACAGCATAAGACAACAATTTAGACGCAACGGGAAAAAGATCATGAAAAACTTGAGTACTTTTTTCCAGTAAATTTTTCCTTGCTAATCCTTTCGAAAAGCGAAGTTTTATCGCCGATCCATAAATCGGAAATCGTCGTGAAACTTCATCCGAAAATATGAACGTCTCATGATGTTTACTTTTTGCATACGCAGCTAAAACATGACTATTTTTGCTCAAAATATTATGAAGCGAAATCCCCGAGTTTGGTATTTTTTCCGTGATAATTTTCGACATTTCTAgctcacatatttttttataatcatccGCCAGTTTGTCTTCAAGAAGAGAAGACAAGAACATGTTATTGTTAGCAGATAGAGGTGCATTTCGTCTtcttaattttacaatatgtTTAACAATGCTTTTTCTGTGTTTCGAAGTACTGTTTTCAACAATACCATTACGACCAATACGATGAGGAATAGGTGAGAGATATTTACGGATATCAAGACCATTAATGTCTGCATCATTATCTAGGAGAATATCCAATGTGCTTTGATGCTGTGTATTGCTAAGCATAGTCGCTCTATAAACATCAGAAGTTACATAACGTTTTCTATCCCGTTGCTTTAGAGCCATTAAGACTGGAGTATTTCCATCTTTATCTTTAGCATTAATATCTGCTCCATAATCCAATAATAATTGCAAAATAGCATGATTGTGGGGCTTTACTGCGTGATGGATTGGAGTTGATCTATCGTCATCATATTCATTGACATCCGAAccaatttctaataataatgagACCATTTCCAAGTTGTTATACTTGACAGCTGTATGCAGTAATGAcggatcatatttttttccaaaatttttgtgCTTAACAATAAGTTCTGCGATCTCAATATTGTTGTGCTCAACTGCTAGCTTAATTGGTGAATTGTTAtgaatattgtaaaaatttattttaggcCCGTGTTCCagaagaattttgaatattatcgTGTTGTTGTTCTTGGCGGCTATCTGAAGA includes these proteins:
- the LOC130674988 gene encoding putative ankyrin repeat protein RF_0381 translates to MEDMQKYFDMINSIKNGNTQTVTNIIEKFGLLFCPMLDRGYPLLTAAVEKNQVEMVAYLLRKNAKVHSDHQVLSPLQIAAMNNNTTIFKMLMECGAKVSDNNIYKNKSPIKLAVEHNNIEIARVIVKHKNFGIKCDQSLLRMAVKKDNLEMVSLLLEIGADVNEYDKNRSAPIHHALMVDNDDILQLLIDYGADINAKNKYGETPVYLVLKQLDNGYFVRSDIYRVSMLSDPERQSTLDILLNNDADINGLEIHKYLPPIPRVDRNGIVENITLKHKKSIIKHIVKLRSRNAPLSDNINMLLSSLLEEKPMDDYKNKCELEMSKIITEKIPNSGISLHNILSKNSNVLAVYAKNKNHETFILSSDITDRFPIYGSGIKLRFSKGLARKNLLEKSTQVFHDLFPVASKLLSYAVDNVFECLDNNDLRHFLRKF
- the LOC130674989 gene encoding putative ankyrin repeat protein RF_0381 — encoded protein: MDDLQKYFDIKVSRKKRNTQKVRDMIEEFCLSSCPLLNDGNQLLTAAVGKNQVELVAYLLRKNAKVDSYREVLSPLQIAAKNNNTIIFKILLEHGPKINFYNIHNNSPIKLAVEHNNIEIAELIVKHKNFGKKYDPSLLHTAVKYNNLEMVSLLLEIGSDVNEYDDDRSTPIHHAVKPHNHAILQLLLDYGADINAKDKDGNTPVLMALKQRDRKRYVTSDVYRATMLSNTQHQSTLDILLDNDADINGLDIRKYLSPIPHRIGRNGIVENSTSKHRKSIVKHIVKLRRRNAPLSANNNMFLSSLLEDKLADDYKKICELEMSKIITEKIPNSGISLHNILSKNSHVLAAYAKSKHHETFIFSDEVSRRFPIYGSAIKLRFSKGLARKNLLEKSTQVFHDLFPVASKLLSYAVDNVFECLDNNDLRHFLRKF